From the genome of Drosophila melanogaster chromosome 2L, one region includes:
- the CG43362 gene encoding uncharacterized protein, with the protein MTPAIFIYFVAIIVEGCRAPSCFSKIKFDPTK; encoded by the exons ATGACCCCTGCTATTTTCATTTACTTTGTTG CGATTATAGTTGAAGGATGTAGAGCTCCGTCTTGCTTtagcaaaattaaatttgatcCAACCAAATAA